A genomic window from Variovorax paradoxus includes:
- the tsaE gene encoding tRNA (adenosine(37)-N6)-threonylcarbamoyltransferase complex ATPase subunit type 1 TsaE has translation MADDHLPIVETTQNARSLRWRSEDDTDAFALALASSPALRDAFIALHGDLGAGKTTFVRHLLRALGIAGRIKSPTYAVVEPHEAPDGLQIFHFDFYRFADPREWDDAGFRDIFAGPGLKLAEWPENAAGRTPVADLAIKIEAMTDDTRSVTLLANTPRGSDLLARIAA, from the coding sequence ATGGCTGACGATCACTTGCCGATTGTAGAAACGACCCAGAACGCCCGCAGCCTGCGCTGGCGCAGCGAGGACGACACCGACGCTTTCGCGCTGGCCCTGGCGTCCTCGCCCGCATTGCGCGATGCCTTCATCGCGCTGCATGGCGACCTTGGCGCCGGCAAGACCACTTTCGTTCGACACCTGCTGCGCGCGCTCGGTATCGCGGGGCGCATCAAGAGCCCCACCTACGCGGTCGTCGAGCCCCACGAGGCGCCCGACGGCCTGCAGATCTTCCATTTCGACTTCTACCGCTTCGCCGATCCGCGCGAATGGGACGATGCCGGCTTCCGCGACATCTTCGCGGGACCGGGCCTCAAGCTGGCCGAATGGCCAGAAAACGCCGCGGGCCGCACACCGGTTGCCGACCTCGCTATTAAAATAGAAGCAATGACTGACGACACACGCAGCGTGACCCTCCTCGCGAACACCCCTCGCGGCAGCGATCTGCTGGCGCGCATCGCCGCATGA
- a CDS encoding N-acetylmuramoyl-L-alanine amidase, producing MKATGLKRRVLLQGGSIALMLGVHQIARGATILAVRVWPAADYTRVTIESDARLNSQQLVVGSPPRLAVDIEGIDLSPELRELVGKIKPGDPFINGLRVGQNAPKVVRIVFDLKQAVVPQVFSLAPVAAYKHRLVLDLYPEQAIDPMEALIAERLRDAPRAGSGSNTNNAPAVAGIVPSAPAAPAADPLGELMAQQSMRPGPQTPPPVLVTPPPPVVGTAPVRPVTPPPPVAAARGGSNSTAATASRTDRIIIVALDPGHGGEDPGAIGPNGTREKDIVLQVAHRLRERINASSVNGSPMRAFLTRDADFFVPLGVRVQKARRVQADLFVSIHADAFTTPAARGASVFALSQSGASSSAARWMANKENDADKVGGVNVGGHEAQVQRALLDMSTTAQINDSLKLGGAMLGEIKNIGARLHKGQVEQAGFAVLKAPDIPSVLVETAFISNPEEEANLRRVDYQENLADALMRGIQRYFAQNPPLARSRQL from the coding sequence ATGAAGGCGACCGGCCTGAAACGGCGCGTGCTGCTGCAGGGCGGCAGCATCGCGCTGATGCTCGGCGTGCACCAGATCGCCCGCGGCGCCACCATCCTCGCCGTGCGCGTGTGGCCCGCAGCCGACTACACGCGCGTGACCATCGAGTCCGATGCCCGCCTCAATTCGCAGCAACTCGTGGTGGGCAGCCCGCCGCGGCTTGCCGTCGACATCGAGGGCATCGACCTCAGCCCCGAACTGCGCGAGCTGGTCGGCAAGATCAAGCCGGGCGACCCGTTCATCAATGGCCTGCGCGTCGGGCAGAACGCGCCGAAGGTGGTGCGTATCGTGTTCGACCTGAAGCAGGCCGTGGTGCCGCAGGTGTTCTCGCTCGCGCCCGTGGCCGCATACAAGCACCGGCTGGTGCTCGACCTGTACCCCGAACAGGCGATCGACCCGATGGAAGCGCTGATTGCCGAGCGCCTGCGCGATGCGCCTCGCGCGGGCAGCGGCAGCAACACGAACAACGCCCCGGCCGTGGCCGGCATCGTGCCCTCTGCCCCGGCCGCACCGGCCGCCGACCCACTCGGCGAACTGATGGCGCAACAGTCGATGCGCCCCGGCCCGCAGACACCGCCACCCGTGCTCGTTACGCCGCCACCGCCCGTGGTGGGCACCGCGCCCGTCAGGCCTGTGACGCCCCCTCCCCCAGTGGCTGCCGCACGCGGCGGCAGCAACAGCACTGCCGCCACGGCCAGCCGCACCGACCGCATCATCATCGTGGCGCTCGACCCCGGCCACGGCGGCGAAGACCCTGGAGCCATCGGCCCCAACGGCACGCGCGAGAAAGACATCGTGCTGCAAGTGGCGCACCGGCTGCGCGAGCGCATCAACGCGAGCAGCGTGAACGGCAGCCCGATGCGCGCCTTTCTCACGCGCGACGCCGACTTCTTCGTGCCGCTGGGCGTGCGCGTGCAGAAGGCGCGGCGCGTGCAGGCCGACCTGTTCGTGAGCATCCATGCCGACGCCTTCACCACGCCCGCAGCACGCGGCGCCAGCGTGTTCGCGCTGAGCCAGAGCGGCGCGTCGAGCAGCGCGGCACGCTGGATGGCCAACAAGGAAAACGATGCCGACAAGGTCGGCGGCGTGAACGTCGGCGGCCACGAGGCGCAGGTGCAGCGCGCCCTGCTCGACATGAGCACCACCGCACAGATCAACGACAGCCTGAAGCTCGGCGGCGCGATGCTCGGCGAGATCAAGAACATCGGCGCGCGGCTGCACAAGGGCCAGGTCGAACAGGCCGGCTTCGCAGTGTTGAAGGCACCGGACATCCCGAGCGTGCTGGTGGAGACCGCCTTCATCAGCAATCCGGAAGAAGAAGCCAACCTGCGCCGCGTCGACTATCAGGAGAACCTGGCCGATGCGCTGATGCGCGGCATTCAGCGCTACTTTGCGCAGAACCCGCCTCTGGCGCGCAGCCGGCAGCTCTGA
- a CDS encoding glycine zipper domain-containing protein: MNTRLWIAAFAATSVMTIAGCASGPNQNLGTGVGAVGGALVGHAIGGNTASTVGGAAIGGIIGNQVGRNADERNYYNQQRYPQGSGYYPSNGPNY, translated from the coding sequence ATGAACACACGTCTCTGGATCGCTGCTTTCGCAGCCACTTCGGTCATGACGATTGCAGGCTGCGCGAGCGGCCCTAACCAGAACCTCGGGACTGGTGTGGGCGCTGTCGGCGGCGCGCTGGTGGGCCACGCCATCGGCGGCAACACTGCGAGCACTGTGGGTGGCGCAGCCATCGGCGGCATCATCGGCAACCAGGTCGGCCGCAATGCCGACGAACGCAACTACTACAACCAGCAGCGCTATCCGCAAGGCAGCGGCTACTACCCGAGCAACGGCCCGAACTACTGA
- a CDS encoding DedA family protein, with the protein MEIISFLVDFILHVDKHLEAFVIAYGPWVYALLFLIVFVETGAVVMPFLPGDSLLFIVGALCGAGLMSYPLACGILIAAAILGDQCNYSIGRYFGPKVFQWENSRFFNRKAFDQAHGFYERYGGITIILARFMPFIRTFAPFVAGVAEMSRAKFTMFNVVGALIWVLGIATAGYFFGNLPFVRQHLDKIIWALIFVPGLLAIFGAWRASKAEKAREAQASQA; encoded by the coding sequence ATGGAAATCATCAGCTTTCTCGTCGACTTCATTCTTCACGTCGACAAACACCTCGAGGCCTTTGTCATTGCCTATGGCCCCTGGGTCTATGCCTTGCTGTTCCTCATCGTCTTCGTCGAGACCGGTGCGGTGGTGATGCCGTTTCTGCCCGGGGATTCGCTGCTCTTCATCGTCGGTGCGTTGTGCGGCGCGGGGCTCATGAGCTACCCGCTGGCCTGCGGGATCCTGATTGCGGCGGCCATTCTGGGCGACCAGTGCAACTACTCGATCGGCCGCTACTTCGGGCCGAAGGTGTTCCAGTGGGAGAACTCGCGCTTCTTCAACCGCAAGGCCTTCGACCAGGCTCACGGCTTCTACGAGCGCTACGGCGGCATCACGATCATTCTTGCGCGCTTCATGCCGTTCATTCGCACCTTCGCGCCGTTCGTGGCCGGCGTGGCCGAGATGAGCCGCGCGAAGTTCACCATGTTCAACGTGGTCGGCGCGCTGATCTGGGTGCTGGGCATTGCAACAGCGGGTTACTTCTTCGGCAATCTGCCGTTCGTGCGCCAGCATCTGGACAAGATCATCTGGGCGCTGATCTTCGTGCCGGGGCTGCTGGCGATCTTCGGCGCGTGGCGCGCCTCGAAGGCCGAGAAGGCACGCGAGGCGCAGGCCTCGCAGGCCTGA
- a CDS encoding GNAT family N-acetyltransferase encodes MLHIRAATDADWPAIWSVLEPTFRRGDTYTFATDVTEAEARHAWMNLPAATFVACDAQGAVLGTYVIKANQPGHGSHVSNCGYVVSEAARGLGVASALCEHSQQEAVRMGFRAMQFNFVVSTNEGAVRLWRKLGFAIVGTLPGAFRHPQHGFVDAFVMFKQLQQP; translated from the coding sequence ATGCTGCACATACGCGCTGCCACCGACGCAGACTGGCCGGCCATCTGGTCCGTGCTCGAACCCACCTTTCGCCGCGGCGACACCTACACCTTCGCGACCGACGTCACCGAAGCCGAGGCCCGTCATGCGTGGATGAACCTGCCCGCCGCCACTTTCGTGGCCTGCGACGCGCAGGGCGCGGTGCTCGGCACCTACGTCATCAAGGCCAACCAGCCCGGACACGGCTCGCACGTGAGCAACTGCGGCTACGTAGTGTCCGAGGCCGCGCGCGGCCTGGGCGTGGCATCGGCGCTGTGCGAACACTCGCAGCAGGAGGCCGTGCGCATGGGCTTTCGCGCGATGCAGTTCAACTTCGTGGTGTCCACCAACGAAGGCGCGGTGCGCCTGTGGCGCAAGCTGGGCTTTGCCATCGTCGGCACGCTGCCCGGGGCGTTCAGGCATCCGCAGCATGGCTTCGTGGATGCCTTCGTCATGTTCAAGCAACTGCAGCAGCCATAA